The following are encoded in a window of Pecten maximus chromosome 17, xPecMax1.1, whole genome shotgun sequence genomic DNA:
- the LOC117315105 gene encoding uncharacterized protein LOC117315105 has product MEAYSDYTSDGSEARRDSFSDTDCDLNMGYYSSDVEPDHSEGIRQYQFEPEVGSDEDLENDPPPATEDRLGSTDWCQCENCHEMPTATECICCAEILQIQHIRDEIPDLKCITQHPGFAPVCLNVFVLRTAYHAFRQHHNGNIPESPARNSDWLQLW; this is encoded by the exons ATGGAAGCTTACAGCGATTACACTAGCGACGGGTCAGAAGCAAGACGCGATTCATTTTCCGATACAGATTGCGATTTGAATATGGGATATTACTCTTCGGATGTCGAACCAGACCATTCAGAAGGGATACGACAGTATCAGTTTGAACCAGAAGTTGGAAGCGACGAAGATCTCGAGAATGATCCGCCACCGGCAACCGAAGACCGCTTGGGGTCGACCGACTG gTGCCAATGTGAAAACTGTCACGAGATGCCAACAGCTACAGAATGCATCTGCTGTGCTGAAATATTGCAGATTCAACACATCAGAGACGAAATCCCAGATTTGAAATGCATCACACAACATCCTGGATTTGCTCCAGTCTGCCTGAATGTCTTTGTGCTACGGACAGCATACCATGCATTTAGACAACACCACAATGGCAACATACCAGAAAGTCCAGC GAGAAATAGTGACTGGCTTCAACTATGGTGA
- the LOC117315024 gene encoding uncharacterized protein LOC117315024, translating to MHGFSYYGMVCRLLLAALHFNENRGRDSAVTKDGTTLINIVSPNHKKGDYTVREVKTEPTYSYVHELLQSTLERVKTTTMKNSQDSLLDPPPAFCSTFCRPSKQEAIASLQSRFSCE from the exons ATGCATGGATTCTCCTATTACGGAATGGTGTGCAG ACTTCTACTTGCTGCActtcattttaatgaaaatagaGGGAGGGACTCTGCTGTCACCAAAGATGGTACTACACTGATAAATATTGTTTCCCCCAACCACAAGAAAGGAGACTACACTGTCCGTGAAGTGAAGACAGAGCCAACATACA GTTATGTTCATGAGCTGTTACAAAGCACACTGGAAAGGGTGAAAACCACCACCATGAAGAACTCACAGGACAGCCTTTTGGATCCCCCTCCTGCATTTTGCAGTACATTTTGCCGTCCATCAAAACAGGAAGCTATTGCTTCACTACAGTCCCGTTTCTCTTGTGAATGA
- the LOC117315468 gene encoding uncharacterized protein LOC117315468: MNYLNFQIRYWGRENMTDTKHCVDVWHVAKGLKKKVLALSKEKDCGELSSWIKSITNHLYWVAASTPDADADLMMQKWRSLENHIQNIHEGHGELFPKCLHPDLAGQERRKRWLKPGMNDV, encoded by the exons ATGAATTACCTGAATTTCCAAATACGTTACTGGGGGAGGGAAAATATGACCGACACCAAgcactgtgttgatgtgtggcATGTTGCTAAAG GACTAAAGAAGAAAGTATTAGCTCTTTCAAAGGAGAAGGACTGTGGGGAACTAAGCAGTTGGATCAAGAGCATTACCAACCATCTGTACTGGGTTGCTGCATCTACACCTGATGCAGATGCAGATCTAATGATGCAGAAGTGGCGGTCATTAGAGAACCACATCCAAAATATCCACGAGGGTCATGGTGAGCTATTTCCAAAATGTCTGCATCCAGATCTTGCAGGACAGGAAAGAAGGAAGAGGTGGCTGAAGCCAGGTATGAATGATGTTTAA